A region of the Macadamia integrifolia cultivar HAES 741 unplaced genomic scaffold, SCU_Mint_v3 scaffold2639, whole genome shotgun sequence genome:
TAACTATTGCTTCTTTATTTCACTCCATGGtcttttgcttttaatttggTATGTTATGCTGCATTTGCATTGCAGTGCCAGGAGGCAATGGACAGGGAGGTTTGTTGGCTTCGGCAGTCTTGTTTTGTTGTTAGGAAGAAATCAATACCTGTGGCCTATCACCTCTTGTCTTTTAGTTTTCTATGCCGCTCCTTGGGTATTCTAGGTGACTTGTGCTTTTGGCCTTTTCTTTTCGATACCTTCCTTAAATTCCATGCTGTTTTTTCTGTTAATATACGAAACTGAGGTTCTCATTTGAAACTTTTGCTTTGATTAGTTCGTGTCTTGCTGATTATGGAACCCTGAGATTCTTTACTTTCTTAAGCAAGTAGAttccttctatttttccttctatttttttttttttttggcgggggGTGCGGGGTTTGTAGGTAAATTCATTGGcgttgttcttttatttttctgcttATTCTTATTGCTTTTATTGTCAATTTTTTTGGATAAGCAGTTTACCTTTCGATTAATTTGCGGCAATGTTCTTAGCTGCCATATTATCCTATTAAACTATTCTTTGACagttttttttctccaaaagaATAATCTACTTTGAAGGTTATCTTTACAGCATGCTGCGACATCCAATGATTGAGCTTTACCCCTTCCTTTTTTTCGGTGTATTCTATCATTTGTTATGAGCGGACAGATATAGATAGATACTGTAGATGTATCCAGTGTTGATCCTTGCATATTTGAAGCTCTTTTAGGATGTCCGTTTTACTTGATTGGcttgatttctttattttctgaaagAGTTTGGTGCTGAAAGGCATATACTGTTAAACAGAAGGGTTACTTCTTCAATTATCCTACCAGCTTCTCTTATATCTGTCCTATTTCTTGTTCATGCCTTCATGGTTTTTTATGTGTGTGGTTTTTAACTTTCTAAGAAAACAATGCTCTTTGTGCTGTATGCCTTCAGGAACATATTGTACAGACAGGCCATGGTCCTGTGTCTGTTGTGGTGTTTGGCGACCAGGATAAACCAGCACTTGTTACTTATCCTGACTTAGCTCTAAATCGTAAGTTCAGTGGTCATCTTTTGTGGCCTGGATTATCACTTCTTATTTATGAAATACTAGACCTTGTCCATAAGTCGATTGCTCTCTTTAGTTACTTCTTCTCAATGATGAATGTGATAATTCTGTGTGATTCTGTATGTCTTTGACCAGATATGTCCTGTTTCCAAGGATTATTCTTTTGTCCAGAAGCCGCTTCTTTGTTGCTTTACAACTTCTGCATTTATCATATTAGCCCTCCTGGGCATCAGGTCGGTTACTTGGTTGACTTGATTGCAGTACTTGTTATTTTCTgaactattttttttcttctatgtaCTATAATATGCCATTCTGCTATGTAGTtttattgttcacatgattgcTCTTTTGGTCCTTTCTTCAAGAGCTCTTGCAGTTGGGTGCTGCTGCAATTTCTTCAGACATCCCTGTGCCTTCTGTTGATGACTTAGCAGATCAGGTTGCTGATGTTCTCGACTT
Encoded here:
- the LOC122066929 gene encoding protein NDL2-like isoform X1 — encoded protein: MADSSDSVSVDMETISLGGKEHIVQTGHGPVSVVVFGDQDKPALVTYPDLALNHMSCFQGLFFCPEAASLLLYNFCIYHISPPGHQLGAAAISSDIPVPSVDDLADQVADVLDFFGHSFCTGRL
- the LOC122066929 gene encoding protein NDL1-like isoform X2 encodes the protein MADSSDSVSVDMETISLGGKEHIVQTGHGPVSVVVFGDQDKPALVTYPDLALNHMSCFQGLFFCPEAASLLLYNFCIYHISPPGHQSSCSWVLLQFLQTSLCLLLMT